One Halosolutus gelatinilyticus genomic window carries:
- a CDS encoding HNH endonuclease signature motif containing protein: MQKELEIPDENPWNDRELMMTLYHDQELSSNQIADLFDCSQATVSNWLKRHGIETRSIQQALSTKYGNYAKLQMHQKGYECWRADKSPVLVHRLVMVAEHGFEAIQGKKVHHKNEIPWDNRPDNLELLSRKEHQRKHLKVTGLDRIRVAEMYEHGDCGSRTVGDLFGISNGTVLRIHSEFYDDELE, encoded by the coding sequence ATGCAAAAAGAACTTGAGATACCAGACGAAAATCCTTGGAACGATCGGGAATTGATGATGACACTGTATCACGACCAAGAATTATCCTCCAATCAAATTGCGGACCTCTTTGATTGCTCACAAGCAACGGTTAGCAACTGGCTGAAGAGACACGGGATCGAAACCAGATCGATTCAACAGGCACTATCGACAAAGTATGGTAATTACGCGAAGCTCCAGATGCATCAAAAGGGGTACGAATGCTGGAGGGCAGATAAGAGCCCAGTATTAGTTCACCGACTCGTGATGGTGGCCGAACACGGATTTGAAGCCATCCAGGGGAAGAAGGTCCACCACAAAAACGAGATTCCTTGGGACAACAGACCAGATAATCTTGAACTTCTCTCTCGGAAAGAGCATCAGCGAAAACATCTCAAGGTCACTGGTCTTGACCGAATTAGAGTGGCCGAGATGTACGAGCACGGTGACTGTGGAAGTCGGACTGTCGGCGACCTCTTCGGCATTTCGAATGGTACGGTTCTTAGAATTCACAGCGAATTCTACGACGATGAGCTAGAGTAG
- a CDS encoding winged helix-turn-helix domain-containing protein, whose amino-acid sequence MDTEAFAGGTPLAELFLNSDRTKLISVFVDERERDLSISEVAQQAGVAQSTVYDHLDYLEGLEIIKETRETGPSTRYQLNEESEIAEKLYQLDGLVLRKLLELDGEL is encoded by the coding sequence ATGGACACTGAGGCCTTCGCTGGTGGGACTCCGCTTGCAGAATTGTTCCTCAATAGTGACCGAACGAAACTCATCAGTGTCTTCGTCGACGAGCGAGAGCGCGACCTAAGCATCAGTGAAGTGGCTCAGCAGGCAGGAGTCGCCCAGTCCACGGTGTACGACCACCTCGATTACCTGGAGGGGTTGGAGATCATCAAAGAGACGCGAGAGACCGGGCCAAGTACCCGGTACCAGTTGAACGAGGAGAGCGAGATTGCCGAGAAGCTATATCAGCTTGACGGGCTCGTCCTCCGGAAGCTCCTTGAGCTTGACGGTGAGTTGTAG
- a CDS encoding helicase C-terminal domain-containing protein, with translation MSDDIITRPPLPEPPEGLNEAWPAPDYRTGQKAIFQEAATALFGDNKFDTVIIDAPTGLGKSVINTGLCNYADSAFYTTPQKELRRQLEEDNLLSGLYEVLRARADYVPCQEALSRTEMVYNCSNCPVNRAKDRYYYDGLDRSKIEGVPESEVPEGAMGVKPVACSNVMQCNYWKAKVSAMRAQTAVVTFAYLIIDSFLMTYQLEDETGNVASQKSFANRDLLVVDEAHSLEGQVASMFAGFQAGENIPHEIRSKISNVVPGSLIKDATEPDYTAPIDDHVIGIEEINGFAEIRKAIHDYIAGVNERIALAQSDEPNTEVLTREDINDLQRLIAQLDSLYNGFERHLGYDYDPDESPWLLSAEQGSEGLIFKFQPVHVDQFLKETVWSRADKIVLSSATIPSYGGLDRKSGAKEWAARLGLDPETTHVIRADSPFPTSNRPIYADNPVGNMSNDGFMGHFDRIVDRIRELAEKHSGQKGLIHTSSYSQAEALADELEDLAICHRSEDPNPKAAIRRWQGEVEAVEDVKDTEKDLLISPALSEGVDLPDDKCRWQVAIKVPFASLGNPRVKYRKNRLNEIDWYLGEAALTMVQAAGRGVRHPEDECMFYVLDSSFSSVRGYTPRWYRDAIV, from the coding sequence ATGTCTGACGACATAATCACGAGACCGCCGCTTCCCGAGCCGCCGGAAGGTCTCAATGAGGCTTGGCCTGCTCCTGACTATCGGACAGGTCAAAAGGCTATTTTTCAAGAGGCGGCGACGGCTCTTTTCGGCGATAATAAGTTTGATACCGTCATTATTGATGCCCCGACCGGGCTCGGTAAGTCGGTAATCAATACGGGGCTCTGCAACTACGCTGACTCGGCCTTTTACACAACCCCACAGAAGGAACTGCGGCGCCAACTCGAAGAGGACAATCTCCTCTCAGGTCTGTATGAAGTGCTTCGAGCTAGGGCGGACTATGTCCCGTGTCAAGAGGCATTGAGTCGGACTGAGATGGTGTATAACTGCTCGAACTGTCCCGTCAATAGGGCGAAAGACCGATACTACTACGATGGACTTGACCGCTCCAAGATTGAGGGCGTTCCAGAGAGTGAGGTCCCTGAGGGAGCAATGGGTGTGAAACCAGTTGCTTGCTCAAACGTGATGCAGTGCAATTATTGGAAGGCGAAAGTCAGCGCGATGCGCGCGCAGACGGCTGTAGTGACGTTCGCGTATCTGATCATCGATAGCTTTCTCATGACGTACCAGCTTGAAGACGAGACCGGGAACGTCGCTTCCCAGAAGTCGTTCGCGAATCGCGATCTCCTTGTCGTTGACGAGGCTCACTCGCTCGAGGGACAGGTTGCGTCGATGTTCGCTGGTTTTCAAGCCGGAGAGAACATCCCACATGAAATCCGGTCTAAAATATCGAACGTGGTGCCTGGGTCGCTGATCAAGGATGCAACCGAACCCGACTATACCGCGCCTATTGACGACCATGTTATCGGCATTGAGGAGATCAATGGCTTTGCCGAGATCCGGAAGGCGATCCATGACTATATCGCGGGTGTGAACGAACGAATTGCCTTAGCTCAGAGCGATGAACCGAATACAGAGGTTCTCACACGTGAGGACATCAACGACCTTCAGCGCTTGATCGCACAGTTAGACTCGTTATATAATGGCTTTGAACGCCATCTTGGATATGATTATGATCCTGATGAGAGCCCGTGGTTGTTAAGCGCAGAGCAGGGTTCTGAAGGATTAATCTTCAAGTTCCAGCCGGTTCATGTCGATCAATTCTTGAAGGAAACTGTCTGGTCTCGTGCGGATAAGATCGTTCTGAGTTCGGCGACGATCCCGTCGTACGGTGGCCTAGATCGCAAGAGCGGTGCGAAGGAGTGGGCCGCTCGTCTCGGGTTAGATCCAGAGACGACACACGTGATCCGTGCTGATTCGCCGTTTCCGACGTCAAACCGGCCGATCTATGCCGACAATCCGGTCGGGAATATGTCGAATGATGGGTTCATGGGCCACTTCGATAGAATCGTCGACCGAATCCGTGAACTCGCAGAGAAACACTCCGGGCAGAAGGGCCTGATACACACGTCGAGCTATAGCCAAGCTGAAGCGCTTGCGGATGAACTTGAGGATCTCGCGATTTGCCACCGGTCAGAGGATCCAAACCCCAAGGCTGCAATTCGGCGATGGCAGGGCGAAGTGGAGGCTGTGGAGGATGTCAAGGACACGGAAAAGGACCTTCTCATCTCGCCAGCACTGTCCGAGGGCGTCGATCTCCCTGACGATAAATGTCGCTGGCAAGTGGCAATCAAAGTCCCGTTCGCCAGTCTTGGCAACCCAAGGGTCAAATACCGGAAGAATCGGCTTAATGAGATCGACTGGTATCTTGGGGAAGCGGCGTTGACGATGGTTCAGGCAGCTGGCCGGGGCGTGCGACATCCCGAGGATGAATGCATGTTCTATGTGCTTGACTCCTCATTTTCGTCTGTTCGAGGCTACACACCGCGATGGTACCGGGATGCGATCGTGTGA
- a CDS encoding DUF7511 domain-containing protein: MSEADPEDVEQAIEEIESDFEWVETHADALRSGLEHTIIRNGDEPDECAIYPRYDEVFTEWISATGEESFVDLLEVR; this comes from the coding sequence ATGAGTGAAGCAGACCCAGAGGACGTCGAACAAGCGATCGAAGAAATCGAATCGGACTTTGAGTGGGTTGAGACGCATGCAGACGCGCTGCGAAGCGGCCTCGAGCACACGATCATCCGGAACGGCGATGAGCCGGACGAGTGCGCGATCTATCCCCGTTATGATGAGGTGTTTACGGAGTGGATTTCTGCAACCGGTGAGGAGTCGTTCGTCGATCTTCTGGAGGTCAGATAG
- a CDS encoding DUF7563 family protein, translating into MSADRPTWADMTLDDGHHCLSCGAHVHERTIAGYGDNDGNLFACPDCSTPRDLRQGAGRDPDYDLEEDRGQSTASGYHPIFGDSDE; encoded by the coding sequence ATGAGTGCCGATCGACCTACTTGGGCGGATATGACGCTCGACGACGGACACCACTGTCTCAGTTGTGGCGCCCACGTTCACGAGCGGACGATAGCGGGATACGGTGACAACGACGGGAATCTGTTCGCTTGTCCGGACTGTTCGACGCCTCGCGATCTCCGCCAAGGGGCAGGACGAGATCCTGATTACGATCTGGAGGAAGATCGTGGCCAATCGACCGCGAGTGGCTATCATCCGATCTTTGGTGATTCCGATGAGTGA